One segment of Fusarium oxysporum f. sp. lycopersici 4287 chromosome 7, whole genome shotgun sequence DNA contains the following:
- a CDS encoding dCMP deaminase, whose amino-acid sequence MLIGVCGSICSGKKTVAQYLVEHHGFKLLHLQPHSQPRPSNSSLGAESASPEEHGAESPSQSTDSTAFKGALTSTALTTKNGYQSSSETTLTLRDGPQHVFSTAEELLDFVTKRWRSRFVTTDIPTEAVLDVFLRRPFFLLLSVDAPLTVRWRRFQDRARQRHAGEPDMSLEDFVTESDTHLYDAEKGLSPLISRAVVRLLNTSSSLAHLYATLGKLDIPNPDRLRPCWDTYFMELASLAAQRSNCMKRRVGCVLVGKERRVISTGYNGTPRGLQNCTEGGCPRCNDGNSSGVGLSTCLCIHAEENALLEAGRERIREGSVLYCDTCPCLTCSIKICQVGISEVVYAHTYSMDNDTARVFREAGVKLRQFIPPPNGLIHLEKMELY is encoded by the exons ATGCTCATCGGCGTCTGCGGCA GTATTTGCTCCGGCAAAAAGACGGTGGCCCAATATCTCGTTGAGCATCATGGATTCAAACTCCTCCATCTACAGCCACACTCGCAGCCAAGGCCGTCCAATTCCTCGCTTGGAGCCGAATCCGCATCACCCGAGGAACACGGTGCAGAGTCTCCATCACAGTCTACCGACTCAACAGCTTTCAAAGGCGCTCTGACCTCAACAGCGCTCACCACCAAGAATGGTTACCAGTCTTCTTCTGAAACCACGCTGACTCTCCGGGATGGTCCGCAACACGTGTTTTCCACAGCTGAGGAACTCCTCGACTTTGTGACGAAACGCTGGCGTAGCCGCTTTGTCACTACCGACATTCCCACTGAGGCCGTTCTAGACGTCTTTCTTCGTCGACCTTTCTTCTTACTGCTCTCTGTCGATGCGCCATTGACGGTCCGCTGGCGACGGTTCCAGGACCGCGCGAGGCAGAGGCATGCGGGAGAGCCTGACATGAGTCTGGAAGACTTTGTCACAGAGAGCGATACCCACCTATACGATGCAGAGAAAGGCCTCTCACCCCTTATCTCGCGTGCCGTTGTGAGACTTCTCAACACATCATCCTCTCTAGCGCACCTCTATGCTACCCTTGGCAAGCTGGACATCCCAAATCCTGATCGTCTTCGCCCTTGCTGGGACACTTACTTTATGGAATTGGCATCCCTTGCTGCACAACGCTCCAACTGTATGAAGCGTAGGGTCGGATGTGTTCTTGTTGGCAAAGAACGCAGGGTCATTAGCACCGGTTATAATGGGACTCCAAGGGGACTACAGAATTGTACTGAAGGAGGCTGTCCAAGGTGCAATGACGGCAACAGCTCCGGAGTGGGCTTATCGACTTGCCTGTGTATCCATGCCGAAGAGAACGCGCTTTTGGAAGCGGGACGAGAAAGAATACGCGAGGGTTCTGTCCTATACTGCGACACGTGTCCCTGCCTCACATGCAGTATCAAAATCTGCCAGGTGGGTATTAGCGAGGTTGTCTACGCCCATACGTACAGTATGGACAACGACACAGCCCGGGTGTTTAGGGAGGCTGGCGTGAAGCTGAGACAGTTCATACCA CCGCCTAATGGTCTGATTCATCTCGAGAAGATGGAACTTTATTAG
- a CDS encoding dCMP deaminase yields the protein MLIGVCGSICSGKKTVAQYLVEHHGFKLLHLQPHSQPRPSNSSLGAESASPEEHGAESPSQSTDSTAFKGALTSTALTTKNGYQSSSETTLTLRDGPQHVFSTAEELLDFVTKRWRSRFVTTDIPTEAVLDVFLRRPFFLLLSVDAPLTVRWRRFQDRARQRHAGEPDMSLEDFVTESDTHLYDAEKGLSPLISRAVVRLLNTSSSLAHLYATLGKLDIPNPDRLRPCWDTYFMELASLAAQRSNCMKRRVGCVLVGKERRVISTGYNGTPRGLQNCTEGGCPRCNDGNSSGVGLSTCLCIHAEENALLEAGRERIREGSVLYCDTCPCLTCSIKICQVGISEVVYAHTYSMDNDTARVFREAGVKLRQFIPVST from the exons ATGCTCATCGGCGTCTGCGGCA GTATTTGCTCCGGCAAAAAGACGGTGGCCCAATATCTCGTTGAGCATCATGGATTCAAACTCCTCCATCTACAGCCACACTCGCAGCCAAGGCCGTCCAATTCCTCGCTTGGAGCCGAATCCGCATCACCCGAGGAACACGGTGCAGAGTCTCCATCACAGTCTACCGACTCAACAGCTTTCAAAGGCGCTCTGACCTCAACAGCGCTCACCACCAAGAATGGTTACCAGTCTTCTTCTGAAACCACGCTGACTCTCCGGGATGGTCCGCAACACGTGTTTTCCACAGCTGAGGAACTCCTCGACTTTGTGACGAAACGCTGGCGTAGCCGCTTTGTCACTACCGACATTCCCACTGAGGCCGTTCTAGACGTCTTTCTTCGTCGACCTTTCTTCTTACTGCTCTCTGTCGATGCGCCATTGACGGTCCGCTGGCGACGGTTCCAGGACCGCGCGAGGCAGAGGCATGCGGGAGAGCCTGACATGAGTCTGGAAGACTTTGTCACAGAGAGCGATACCCACCTATACGATGCAGAGAAAGGCCTCTCACCCCTTATCTCGCGTGCCGTTGTGAGACTTCTCAACACATCATCCTCTCTAGCGCACCTCTATGCTACCCTTGGCAAGCTGGACATCCCAAATCCTGATCGTCTTCGCCCTTGCTGGGACACTTACTTTATGGAATTGGCATCCCTTGCTGCACAACGCTCCAACTGTATGAAGCGTAGGGTCGGATGTGTTCTTGTTGGCAAAGAACGCAGGGTCATTAGCACCGGTTATAATGGGACTCCAAGGGGACTACAGAATTGTACTGAAGGAGGCTGTCCAAGGTGCAATGACGGCAACAGCTCCGGAGTGGGCTTATCGACTTGCCTGTGTATCCATGCCGAAGAGAACGCGCTTTTGGAAGCGGGACGAGAAAGAATACGCGAGGGTTCTGTCCTATACTGCGACACGTGTCCCTGCCTCACATGCAGTATCAAAATCTGCCAGGTGGGTATTAGCGAGGTTGTCTACGCCCATACGTACAGTATGGACAACGACACAGCCCGGGTGTTTAGGGAGGCTGGCGTGAAGCTGAGACAGTTCATACCAGTGAGTACATGA
- a CDS encoding ubiquitin-like modifier-activating enzyme atg-7, which produces MAAPLQFAPFISEIELSFYSALFGSKLEHDKLDDSARSILGLYEPRLEEPESSCRMQILGNALTSSRTNAPSPPLGTMRAEGIIRNVNTLEDFKNTDKPAMLKTAGRQIWDAIKDGSIYSVPSLLSSFIILSYADLKKYKFTYWFAFPALHSDPSWKRSGPAKRLNSKESTALVDRVGTWRYSVDSREHGFFLVKKIHGEVQDTDDPDSSQGLPFRWEVASLREFENGFFDQVAEEDRYVAFVDPSTYPEGPGWPLRNFLVLIRQRFHLTKTKVICYRDIQAKRHEARSVILPIEMDPVENLEITEMPKVTGWARSSNGKLQAQQVNLGEYMDPARQADGSVDLNLKLMKWRIAPELDLDAIKNTKCLLLGAGTLGSYVSRNLMGWGVRKITFVDYGRVSFSNPVRQPLFNFQDCLEGGKPKAPRAAEALKEIYPGIDSEGHTLFVPMLGHPYIDESKTREEYEKLEKLIDEHDAIFLLMDSRESRWLPTVMGKAKGKIVMNAALGFDSYVVMRHGSESHAEGQTPLGCYFCNDVVAPADSQKDQTLDQQCTVTRPGVAAIASALLVELLTSLLQHPLGKDASAPQPTPGVVPERDPPEHPLGLVPHQIRGYVSTFQNIVIRGQSYDCCSACSPKILDAYRNDGWGFVKKALQEKDYVAELSGLAEVQRRAEEMAAQVDWEEDDDLVEDGDGELI; this is translated from the exons ATGGCGGCCCCTTTGCAATTTGCCCCGTTCATCTCAGAGATCGAGCTGTCGTTCTACTCGGCGCTCTTTGGCTCAAAGCTTGAGCATGACAAGCTCGACGACTCAGCGCGGAGCATCCTTGGCCTCTATGAACCCCGCTTGGAAGAACCAGAGTCCAGCTGCCGCATGCAGATATTAGGAAATGCCCTCACGAGCAGCAG AACTAATGCGCCCAGTCCCCCTCTTGGGACAATGAGGGCCGAGGGAATCATTAGGAACGTCAATACACTCGAGGATTTCAAGAATACAGACAAACCTGCTATGCTCAAGACTGCTGGCCGACAG ATCTGGGATGCGATCAAAGATGGTAGTATCTACTCTGTTCCATCCCTGCTCTCGTCATTCATCATACTTTCATACGCGGACCTGAAAAAGTACAAGTTTACGTACTGGTTCGCTTTCCCTGCTCTGCACTCTGATCCTTCGTGGAAGCGATCCGGTCCAGCCAAACGGCTCAACTCCAAGGAGAGCACGGCACTTGTTGACAGGGTAGGAACTTGGAGGTACAGTGTCGACTCCCGCGAGCATGGCTTCTTTTTGGTCAAGAAGATACACGGTGAAGTTCAGGATACGGATGATCCGGATTCTTCCCAGGGACTTCCTTTTCGATGGGAAGTTGCCTCGCTGCGAGAGTTTGAGAATGGTTTCTTCGACCAAGTGGCTGAGGAGGACCGCTATGTTGCGTTTGTTGACCCTTCGACGTACCCAGAAGGTCCTGGATGGCCCCTGAGAAATTTCCTGGTCCTTATCCGACAAAGGTTTCATCTGACAAAGACCAAAGTAATCTGCTACAGAGATATCCAGGCAAAGAGACACGAAGCCCGCAGTGTCATTCTTCCAATCGAGATGGATCCAGTCGAGAACTTAGAGATCACTGAAATGCCCAAGGTTACTGGCTGGGCACGGTCGAGTAACGGCAAACTCCAGGCACAACAAGTCAACCTAGGAGAGTATATGGATCCTGCACGACAAGCTGACGGCTCTGTCGACCTGAACTTAAAGCTCATGAAATGGAGGATCGCCCCTGAACTCGACTTAGATGCTATTAAGAACACGAAGTGCCTGCTACTTGGCGCTGGTACGCTGGGAAGTTATGTCTCAAGAAACCTTATGGGTTGGGGCGTCCGGAAGATAACGTTTGTGGATTATGGGCGAGTGTCATTTTCCAACCCTGTCCGACAGCCACTGTTCAACTTCCAAGACTGTCTTGAAGGAGGAAAACCAAAAGCACCTCGAGCTGCTGAAGCATTGAAAGAAATCTACCCAGGGATAGATAGTGAAGGACACACGCTGTTCGTTCCTATGCTCGGTCACCCTTACATAGACGAGTCGAAGACAAGGGAGGAATACGAaaagctggagaagcttATCGACGAACACGATGCCATTTTCCTCCTCATGGATTCAAGAGAGTCACGATGGCTGCCAACGGTCATGGGAAAGGCCAAAGGAAAGATTGTCATGAACGCCGCCCTGGGGTTCGATTCGTATGTTGTTATGCGACATGGTTCTGAAAGCCATGCCGAGGGGCAGACACCGCTTGGCTGCTATTTCTGCAACGACGTCGTGGCCCCAGCTGAT TCTCAAAAGGACCAGACCCTGGACCAGCAATGTACTGTTACTCGACCCGGTGTTGCAGCGATTGCGTCTGCCCTTCTTGTCGAACTTCTGACAAGCTTGTTACAACATCCACTGGGTAAAGATGCATCAGCACCACAGCCAACTCCTGGAGTGGTTCCAGAGCGAGACCCACCTGAGCATCCCCTGGGGTTGGTTCCGCATCAGATAAGGGGCTATGTGTCGACATTTCAGAACATTGTTATCCGCGGTCAATCTTACGACTGCTGCAGCGCATGCAGCCCCAAGATTCTTGATGCCTACCGCAATGATGGATGGGGTTTTGTAAAGAAAGCACTGCAAGAGAAGGACTATGTGGCAGAGCTATCGGGTCTGGCCGAGGTTCAGCGAAGAGCAGAGGAGATGGCTGCCCAGGTTGACTGggaagaggatgacgaccttgtcgaagatggtgatggagagcTAATTTAG
- a CDS encoding ubiquitin-like modifier-activating enzyme atg-7 — MAAPLQFAPFISEIELSFYSALFGSKLEHDKLDDSARSILGLYEPRLEEPESSCRMQILGNALTSSSPPLGTMRAEGIIRNVNTLEDFKNTDKPAMLKTAGRQIWDAIKDGSIYSVPSLLSSFIILSYADLKKYKFTYWFAFPALHSDPSWKRSGPAKRLNSKESTALVDRVGTWRYSVDSREHGFFLVKKIHGEVQDTDDPDSSQGLPFRWEVASLREFENGFFDQVAEEDRYVAFVDPSTYPEGPGWPLRNFLVLIRQRFHLTKTKVICYRDIQAKRHEARSVILPIEMDPVENLEITEMPKVTGWARSSNGKLQAQQVNLGEYMDPARQADGSVDLNLKLMKWRIAPELDLDAIKNTKCLLLGAGTLGSYVSRNLMGWGVRKITFVDYGRVSFSNPVRQPLFNFQDCLEGGKPKAPRAAEALKEIYPGIDSEGHTLFVPMLGHPYIDESKTREEYEKLEKLIDEHDAIFLLMDSRESRWLPTVMGKAKGKIVMNAALGFDSYVVMRHGSESHAEGQTPLGCYFCNDVVAPADSQKDQTLDQQCTVTRPGVAAIASALLVELLTSLLQHPLGKDASAPQPTPGVVPERDPPEHPLGLVPHQIRGYVSTFQNIVIRGQSYDCCSACSPKILDAYRNDGWGFVKKALQEKDYVAELSGLAEVQRRAEEMAAQVDWEEDDDLVEDGDGELI; from the exons ATGGCGGCCCCTTTGCAATTTGCCCCGTTCATCTCAGAGATCGAGCTGTCGTTCTACTCGGCGCTCTTTGGCTCAAAGCTTGAGCATGACAAGCTCGACGACTCAGCGCGGAGCATCCTTGGCCTCTATGAACCCCGCTTGGAAGAACCAGAGTCCAGCTGCCGCATGCAGATATTAGGAAATGCCCTCACGAGCAGCAG TCCCCCTCTTGGGACAATGAGGGCCGAGGGAATCATTAGGAACGTCAATACACTCGAGGATTTCAAGAATACAGACAAACCTGCTATGCTCAAGACTGCTGGCCGACAG ATCTGGGATGCGATCAAAGATGGTAGTATCTACTCTGTTCCATCCCTGCTCTCGTCATTCATCATACTTTCATACGCGGACCTGAAAAAGTACAAGTTTACGTACTGGTTCGCTTTCCCTGCTCTGCACTCTGATCCTTCGTGGAAGCGATCCGGTCCAGCCAAACGGCTCAACTCCAAGGAGAGCACGGCACTTGTTGACAGGGTAGGAACTTGGAGGTACAGTGTCGACTCCCGCGAGCATGGCTTCTTTTTGGTCAAGAAGATACACGGTGAAGTTCAGGATACGGATGATCCGGATTCTTCCCAGGGACTTCCTTTTCGATGGGAAGTTGCCTCGCTGCGAGAGTTTGAGAATGGTTTCTTCGACCAAGTGGCTGAGGAGGACCGCTATGTTGCGTTTGTTGACCCTTCGACGTACCCAGAAGGTCCTGGATGGCCCCTGAGAAATTTCCTGGTCCTTATCCGACAAAGGTTTCATCTGACAAAGACCAAAGTAATCTGCTACAGAGATATCCAGGCAAAGAGACACGAAGCCCGCAGTGTCATTCTTCCAATCGAGATGGATCCAGTCGAGAACTTAGAGATCACTGAAATGCCCAAGGTTACTGGCTGGGCACGGTCGAGTAACGGCAAACTCCAGGCACAACAAGTCAACCTAGGAGAGTATATGGATCCTGCACGACAAGCTGACGGCTCTGTCGACCTGAACTTAAAGCTCATGAAATGGAGGATCGCCCCTGAACTCGACTTAGATGCTATTAAGAACACGAAGTGCCTGCTACTTGGCGCTGGTACGCTGGGAAGTTATGTCTCAAGAAACCTTATGGGTTGGGGCGTCCGGAAGATAACGTTTGTGGATTATGGGCGAGTGTCATTTTCCAACCCTGTCCGACAGCCACTGTTCAACTTCCAAGACTGTCTTGAAGGAGGAAAACCAAAAGCACCTCGAGCTGCTGAAGCATTGAAAGAAATCTACCCAGGGATAGATAGTGAAGGACACACGCTGTTCGTTCCTATGCTCGGTCACCCTTACATAGACGAGTCGAAGACAAGGGAGGAATACGAaaagctggagaagcttATCGACGAACACGATGCCATTTTCCTCCTCATGGATTCAAGAGAGTCACGATGGCTGCCAACGGTCATGGGAAAGGCCAAAGGAAAGATTGTCATGAACGCCGCCCTGGGGTTCGATTCGTATGTTGTTATGCGACATGGTTCTGAAAGCCATGCCGAGGGGCAGACACCGCTTGGCTGCTATTTCTGCAACGACGTCGTGGCCCCAGCTGAT TCTCAAAAGGACCAGACCCTGGACCAGCAATGTACTGTTACTCGACCCGGTGTTGCAGCGATTGCGTCTGCCCTTCTTGTCGAACTTCTGACAAGCTTGTTACAACATCCACTGGGTAAAGATGCATCAGCACCACAGCCAACTCCTGGAGTGGTTCCAGAGCGAGACCCACCTGAGCATCCCCTGGGGTTGGTTCCGCATCAGATAAGGGGCTATGTGTCGACATTTCAGAACATTGTTATCCGCGGTCAATCTTACGACTGCTGCAGCGCATGCAGCCCCAAGATTCTTGATGCCTACCGCAATGATGGATGGGGTTTTGTAAAGAAAGCACTGCAAGAGAAGGACTATGTGGCAGAGCTATCGGGTCTGGCCGAGGTTCAGCGAAGAGCAGAGGAGATGGCTGCCCAGGTTGACTGggaagaggatgacgaccttgtcgaagatggtgatggagagcTAATTTAG
- a CDS encoding wee/wee-unclassified protein kinase, with product MSFSNSSGGTLALPSPTHAHHIDVTSAVRTLRRSISRSPSKFLTRSNSQNSLSPESPHQTSPQSPCRRFGATPQNQQLLPSHTRSAPPHINGAPHSTAFTPFRPSVRLSLRSAKAGKTSPSRPLTRARASPKSPLKRALNMAPDSGNSLPAIPLASVIDASGQENNALGATSPISVSPVKRRSLTLDVAESSPASFLKSLDSNNDGQMVTNNGSLKRSDATMNLDQPSQGSPVAKRRSLHGISGLGQNEDQNIFGANTTSSQSFYIHEDSSTEYEIAGTSGSPFRDPVPSPTPATTNVPKRSSSLRKSTLQQRYGERGSWGRRSGERQLAQMSSEYSPVRSRPRLSLDQFVPPPVPQESPFVSTTPTSKPPPTTFFGDKAHQPHPLSKTLTTSSSGNSLTEEAPIYAPVARMPDRPRPHLFSRSLPLNATRPTRPNDMSKAMATPSNSQLWVGAFNSTGLISKVNRNPEEDADKKMAPPDTPCKKHSNPFATFPPPAGSAMKKRGNNRNSFGGLPSTPFGNSTGPNSFGRPGKGMSIFQRGSASRSARRGSVLSLDGDEHKLFGETIDFSTPMEGDAPPTPTKNTLTPSLSKVSEYSFESPHDNHSPTANRTLHSTTPVLGTSIPREATSSPLDGRRTPQTPRESLLPLDTSRLSISQIGDGFSDNMPPPVTPTAGRDLRSSTSLLVTPVNARTSNIDIDASLSSRFDKVEQIGKGEFSVVYRVTQADHQMTFGNLSTTPTTSPTKGRVYAVKKSKHAFQGPKDRDTKVREAEILRTLSFSEHVVQYFDHWDYNNHLYIQTEYCEEGTLDKFLGTVGRGGRLDDFRIFKILQDLCLGLKDIHDSGFMHLDLKPANILVTFEGVLKIGDFGLAQSCSSAEGVDVEGDREYMAPEMLKGKSCQSADVFSLGLIILETAANVVLPDNGPTWIALRSGDLSEVPSLTWNPSIEVQRDATGNPTEIMHSDDFTSGKTHDPSNLFGPSKRSELLQPPEFMVNATHSSSLDLIVRWMTAQEPSERPTVHQVLELEGLQWVGHHRAAPATVYEGNWGPDEELIPISIAEGGDSDTEMTDV from the exons ATGTCCTTCTCGAACAGCAGCGGTGGCACACTCGCCctaccatcaccaacccACGCCCACCACATCGACGTCACATCGGCAGTTCGCACTCTCCGACGCTCTATTTCACGATCACCTTCCAAGTTCTTGACGCGCTCCAACTCTCAAAACTCGCTGAGCCCCGAAAGCCCCCACCAAACCTCACCTCAATCACCTTGTCGTCGATTTGGCGCAACACCGCAAAATCAACAACTTCTACCGTCCCACACTCGCTCAGCACCTCCTCACATCAACGGTGCCCCGCATTCAACCGCCTTTACACCTTTCCGCCCCAGCGTTAGGCTTTCGTTGCGTTCCGCCAAGGCCGGTAAGACATCGCCCTCGAGACCGTTGACACGAGCACGCGCATCTCCCAAGAGCCCTCTGAAGAGGGCACTCAACATGGCTCCCGATAGCGGCAACTCACTACCTGCGATACCTTTGGCTTCGGTTATTGATGCATCAGGGCAAGAGAACAACGCTCTGGGAGCTACAAGCCCCATCTCTGTCAGTCCCGTCAAGCGGCGCAGCCTCACTCTCGACGTCGCTGAATCTTCGCCGGCATCATTTCTCAAGTCTCTTGATTCCAACAATGATGGCCAGATGGTCACAAACAATGGGTCATTAAAGCGCAGCGACGCAACCATGAATCTGGACCAACCGAGCCAGGGAAGCCCGGTGGCTAAGCGACGGAGCTTGCATGGAATATCGGGGCTGGGCCAGAATGAGGACCAAAATATCTTTGGCGCCAACACGACATCTTCACAGAGCTTCTATATACATGAAGACTCATCTACCGAGTATGAGATTGCGGGTACTAGCGGATCACCGTTCCGCGATCCTGTTCCCTCACCAACACCTGCGACGACGAATGTTCCTAAGAGGTCATCGTCCCTACGTAAGTCAACTCTACAACAAAGATATGGGGAGCGAGGATCTTGGGGAAGACGATCCGGTGAACGACAGCTGGCTCAGATGAGCTCCGAATATTCTCCTGTCCGAAGTCGACCTCGCCTTTCTCTGGACCAATTTGTTCCTCCTCCCGTGCCTCAAGAGAGTCCCTTTGTTTCTACAACGCCGACCTCGAAACCACCACCCACTACTTTCTTTGGCGACAAGGCCCACCAACCACATCCTCTATCGAAGACACTGACGACATCGTCTTCAGGAAACAGCCTAACCGAGGAAGCACCTATTTATGCTCCCGTGGCCCGGATGCCAGATCGACCCAGACCTCACCTTTTCTCACGATCTCTACCTCTCAATGCGACACGACCTACTCGCCCAAATGATATGTCCAAGGCCATGGCGACACCCAGCAACTCGCAGCTGTGGGTGGGCGCTTTCAACTCTACTGGACTTATTTCCAAGGTCAACCGAAACCCCGAAGAGGATGCcgacaagaagatggccCCTCCCGATACACCATGCAAGAAGCACTCTAACCCGTTCGCTACTTTCCCTCCACCGGCCGGGAGTgccatgaagaagaggggtaaCAACCGGAATTCTTTTGGCGGTCTCCCTTCCACCCCATTTGGTAACAGCACAGGTCCCAACAGTTTTGGTAGGCCAGGAAAGGGCATGTCGATATTCCAGCGTGGCAGTGCTTCTAGGAGTGCACGTCGCGGTAGTGTCCTTAGCCTGGATGGTGACGAGCACAAGCTCTTCGGTGAAACGATTGACTTTTCGACACCCATGGAAGGCGACGCTCCTCCTACTCCAACCAAGAACACTTTGACTCCCAGCCTTAGCAAGGTCAGCGAGTACTCATTTGAGAGTCCCCATGATAACCATAGCCCAACTGCCAACCGAACATTACACTCTACTACTCCGGTCCTCGGCACCTCTATCCCTCGTGAAGCAACTT CCAGCCCCCTTGATGGACGACGAACACCGCAAACGCCACGTGAGAGTTTGCTGCCTCTCGACACCAGCCGATTGTCTATTTCTCAGAttggcgatggcttctcTGATAACATGCCACCTCCCGTCACCCCAACAGCAGGACGGGACTTGCGATCATCTACCAGCCTCCTTGTTACTCCTGTGAACGCCCGTACTAGTAACATTGACATTGACGCAAGCCTATCCTCCCGATTTGACAAAGTGGAGCAGATTGGAAAGGGTGAATTCTCTGTTGTCTATCGTGTCACTCAGGCGGACCATCAAATGACATTTGGCAACCTCAGTACAACCCCGACAACAAGCCCCACCAAGGGTAGAGTCTATGCTGtaaagaagagcaagcatGCGTTTCAGGGACCAAAGGACCGGGATACGAAGGTCCGAGAGGCCGAGATTTTGAGGACTCTTAGCTTCTCTGAGCATGTGGTCCAGTACTTCGATCATTGGGACTACAATAACCATCTCTATATCCAAACAGAGTACTGTGAAGAGGGTACCCTCGACAAGTTCCTGGGCACTGTTGGACGAGGTGGACGACTAGATGACTTTCgcatcttcaagatcctccAGGACCTGTGCTTG GGCCTGAAGGATATCCATGATTCAGGTTTCATGCACCTGGATCTCAAGCCGGCCAACATTCTTGTTACGTTCGAAGGTGTTCTCAAGATTGGTGACTTCGGCCTAGCCCAATCCTGTTCATCTGCCGAAGGCGTGGACGTTGAGGGCGATCGTGAGTACATGGCCCCTGAGATGCTCAAGGGCAAATCCTGCCAGTCCGCCGACGTCTTCTCTCTTGGCCTCATCATTCTTGAGACAGCCGCCAACGTTGTCCTACCTGACAACGGACCGACGTGGATCGCCCTCCGCTCTGGAGATCTTTCCGAAGTGCCAAGTCTCACCTGGAATCCCTCTATTGAGGTCCAGCGAGATGCCACTGGTAACCCTACCGAGATAATGCATAGCGATGATTTCACAAGTGGCAAGACCCACGACCCAAGCAACTTGTTTGGCCCATCCAAGCGATCGGAACTACTGCAACCTCCCGAGTTTATGGTTAATGCCACCCACAGCAGTTCTCTCGATTTGATTGTACGATGGATGacagctcaagaacccagTGAGCGACCAACTGTGCATCAGGTTTTGGAACTTGAGGGCCTGCAGTGGGTTGGCCATCACCGTGCCGCACCGGCAACTGTTTATGAAGGAAACTGGGGACCTGATGAGGAGTTGATCCCTATTTCCATCGCAGAGGGTGGTGACAGTGACACAGAGATGACCGACGTCTAG